ACAAACATCCCGCTGATAAGTTTTCCCTGCATTACACGCTGACGCACGAGATCGGCCACTCCCTCGGATTGGTGCACAACAAGCGCAAAACATCGGTGATGTTCGCGATACAGCCGGACCAGCAGTATCCGGTGAAGCTCGACCAAAACGACATCATCGACATTCAACGTTTGTAcggtgaaaaaattgaaaacgatCCGCCGCGTCGGACGCcagcgccgccgccgccgccaccgccgccgtcgccggaCCTGTGCAGCCTCGATCGCGTGAACGGGATATTGATTTTGGAAAATCGAATGTACATCTCGTACAAACGTTACGTTTGGTCGGTCGATCTGGACGGTAGGACGTACAACGGACCTTTAGCCCTCTCGAATCAGATGAGCTTTCTTCACGACAATTACACGCGCGTGAGCGCTGCCTATCAATCCCCGTCCGGCGATCTCATGGTGTTCGTAGATAATTTGGTATACTTGGTTCAATATCCGGAATTTAGTCTGCGGCCAGGTTGGCCGAAGACCCTGCAAGAACTCGGATTTCCCGAAAACGCGCTGATCAACGGAGCGGTGAACACCCACAGAGGACGTTCCTACGTAGTGTTCAACGGTAACGCGGTGGGCGAGATAGACGAATGCGACAAGGACAAGAGAGTCGCCAAATTTACGCCCCTCGAGGCGACGTTTCCCGGAATACCGAAAGGCGTGACGTCGATATTCCGCTACATCGACGGCAATCTGTACTTCACCACTCGGGCGCAGTTCTACAAATTCAACGAATTTACGAGGACCGTCTCGTCAGCCGGTAAATTCGATCTGCGGATACTGAATATCGTCTGCCCTAAGGCCGACCTGCTGCAGCAGTTGCGCGATCTCCTCGATCGAATCGTACGCCTCAACGATAACTCGCTAACGTCGGCGAGCGATTATTGGAACGATGACGACACCGGGGTTCGGCTCTCCGATTTCCACATCCGCCGAAGGAAGTAGACTACCGCGCAAATTTCCCACACCGCGCCAAGCGCGACATAAGTCAGATCTTTCCTACTTATACCGACGTGTCCCTTCCAAGGCATCAGTGTCGCGTCGTCGACCGAATACGACGCGTCGGAAAAACAATCAGAAAGGAACGGTTACCGCGGCGCGAAATGTTCTCGACATTGGCCGATCGACCCGCGCCGAGGAGTATTTCTCCTACGGAGACGGCGGATTCGGAGGCGAACGACAACGGCAATAAAAGACGGAGGATCAGTTCGATGGACGATCGCCATTATCTTACTCGTCGCCAAGAATCGCGTCGCAGCTCTCATCCTCCAACCGACGCGCCCGTCGAAGACGATCGTCGTCGCCATCATCAGGAGTTTCGTTCCAACTTTCCCGTCGAATTGCCCCCTGTGCGCATCCTGACGACGCGTTATCTGCTGACGTCGACTGGCTACAAGTACATAGCCATAGGTATCACGATCAAGTCACCGTGGTACAGTATTCATACCACGCCTTCGTACGTGGATATCGCCCTGGGGGACAAACAAGGAAGGGAAATCTCCCTGACGCTCGACATGTGGAAAGGACTGATCGAGCGCAAACGCGACATATTGTCGTGCATGGAACGCGCTCTTTCCGACGTAACTCACCCCCCCCTCGCCGATGTCGATCGGAGGGATGACAATGCGATTCGGAGTGATCAACAACGGGCCGATCGTACGTATGGAGCTACCCAACCTGGCTCGCGTGGCGATGGTGCGCACAACCCTGCTCAGGCTGTACGATCTCCAATTGTGCGTGGATCGCGTCATCCGTGCGCTGAGCGCGGCGACCGAGGAGGTCGACGCTAAGTTTTTGCGCTATCAGGAGATAGCCGCCGCCGCGATGAAAATGGAAACTTCGGTTCAGACTGAGATAATGAAGAGCGATTTCTTCGATCGTGACAACATCGTCGACTGCGAGATAGTCGCGCTATGTTTCGAATCCTCATAACGATGTCGCGTCTACGAAATGCATATATTCGCGCGAGCGAAACAATGTAAACGCGCTTGTATTattctttgaataaaaaaaaaaaactatatgcGTATCTCATCTGTGCGCTCTCTCTTTCCGTTTCCCCCTTTTTTCCCAAATCCGTATACCCATCTCCGCGGTCGCGGCGATCGCGACGCCGAGTTCGAACGCGCGTTACATAAATTATCGCGAATCATGAATTACAGGTCGAACGCGAGgtgaatgaaaaattatcgcgAACGAAGAGACGAGTCATCTGACCGCGCTTACCCCCCGCGGTCGCGGCGATC
The Temnothorax longispinosus isolate EJ_2023e chromosome 7, Tlon_JGU_v1, whole genome shotgun sequence DNA segment above includes these coding regions:
- the LOC139816951 gene encoding stromelysin-1-like — translated: MRLAYIIALTACFNAAACINSTITDDNYAFTFDYLQKYGYLSNDVDAVPAQRRNDVLRKAVKEFQNYYDLPGDGTPNNETLQFMSKPRCGFRDILKHGTKASLSKWPKTHLTWHFHLADETELSTAQAASDLWSQHSALTFERSETLNADIIISWRRLLHYNTNAEVNGALCSVKFDGPGNVLAHASLPTDQAGFVSEVHVDGDEPWHIYVNKHPADKFSLHYTLTHEIGHSLGLVHNKRKTSVMFAIQPDQQYPVKLDQNDIIDIQRLYGEKIENDPPRRTPAPPPPPPPPSPDLCSLDRVNGILILENRMYISYKRYVWSVDLDGRTYNGPLALSNQMSFLHDNYTRVSAAYQSPSGDLMVFVDNLVYLVQYPEFSLRPGWPKTLQELGFPENALINGAVNTHRGRSYVVFNGNAVGEIDECDKDKRVAKFTPLEATFPGIPKGVTSIFRYIDGNLYFTTRAQFYKFNEFTRTVSSAGKFDLRILNIVCPKADLLQQLRDLLDRIVRLNDNSLTSASDYWNDDDTGVRLSDFHIRRRK